In a genomic window of Candidatus Poribacteria bacterium:
- a CDS encoding HAD family hydrolase: MLKAITFDFWQTLYADSEKNWRKRQAIRVERCHAYLNSRGYACRLTDVEFGLEEAYNLVMTLWHQHKGVSVKRCMQRFAEVLEIRLEEVDLDQLIECLGAAFLDAPPRMIAHVKPVVSRLSENYPLGIISDSALTPGRFARKLMARDGILQFFTAFTFSDETDYTKPQVVQFHSTLTELDAKPAEAVHIGDIFRTDIVGAKNAGMKAIRFSGFNKGDGDDTLSDAVVDDYRELETTITELSA; encoded by the coding sequence ATGCTTAAAGCAATTACATTTGATTTTTGGCAAACCCTTTATGCAGATTCTGAAAAGAATTGGCGAAAACGTCAAGCAATACGTGTTGAACGGTGCCACGCTTATCTGAATAGCCGTGGTTATGCTTGTAGGTTAACTGATGTGGAATTCGGACTCGAAGAGGCATACAATTTAGTGATGACCTTATGGCATCAACATAAAGGGGTCTCAGTAAAGCGATGCATGCAGCGATTTGCGGAAGTGCTTGAGATTCGGCTTGAAGAAGTCGATCTTGATCAATTAATCGAGTGCCTTGGGGCTGCTTTCTTAGACGCACCGCCGCGTATGATAGCGCATGTCAAACCTGTCGTTTCCCGGTTGAGTGAAAACTATCCGCTCGGAATCATTTCAGACTCGGCCCTGACTCCGGGGCGTTTTGCCCGGAAGCTGATGGCGCGCGATGGTATTTTGCAATTCTTTACAGCTTTCACTTTCTCCGATGAAACAGATTATACGAAACCCCAAGTTGTCCAATTCCATTCAACACTGACAGAACTGGATGCCAAACCCGCGGAAGCAGTGCATATCGGTGATATTTTTCGAACGGATATCGTCGGGGCAAAAAACGCAGGAATGAAGGCAATCCGCTTTTCAGGGTTCAACAAAGGAGATGGAGATGACACACTCAGTGATGCTGTTGTTGATGACTATAGAGAATTGGAAACCACCATCACTGAGTTGTCAGCATAG